In one Staphylococcus lutrae genomic region, the following are encoded:
- a CDS encoding ABC transporter ATP-binding protein, whose protein sequence is MAEKEVLLEVKNLKQYFNHGKRNEVRAIEDISFKIYRGETFGLVGESGSGKSTTGKAIIRLNDVTDGQVLYEGVNIQEIKKRKDLLKFNKKIQMIFQDPYASLNPRLKVMDIVAEGIDIHKLAKNREDRKKRVYDLLETVGLRKSHANRYPHEFSGGQRQRIGIARALAVEPEFIIADEPISALDVSIQAQVVNLMQKLQRERNITFLFIAHDLSMVKYISDRIAVMHLGRIVELGSANEIYHHPLHPYTKSLLSAVPQPDPDSERTRKRIMFQTEDALDDQRRLVEVTPDHFVFATDEELKQYQQNEYDTVNG, encoded by the coding sequence ATGGCTGAGAAAGAAGTACTCCTTGAAGTTAAAAATTTAAAACAATATTTTAATCATGGTAAACGAAATGAAGTACGTGCGATTGAAGATATCTCTTTTAAAATATATAGAGGAGAAACTTTTGGTTTGGTTGGAGAGTCTGGTTCAGGAAAATCAACAACAGGAAAAGCCATTATTAGGCTGAATGACGTTACAGATGGACAGGTGCTTTACGAAGGGGTAAACATCCAGGAAATTAAAAAGCGTAAAGATTTATTGAAGTTTAATAAAAAAATCCAAATGATTTTCCAAGACCCTTATGCATCGTTAAATCCGAGACTGAAAGTAATGGATATTGTTGCAGAAGGGATTGATATCCACAAGCTAGCAAAAAATCGTGAAGACAGAAAAAAACGTGTATACGACTTATTAGAAACTGTAGGTTTAAGAAAGAGTCATGCGAATCGTTATCCCCATGAATTCTCTGGAGGACAACGACAACGTATTGGTATCGCACGTGCGCTCGCGGTTGAACCAGAATTTATTATTGCAGACGAACCGATCTCAGCTTTGGACGTTTCGATTCAAGCACAAGTTGTCAACTTAATGCAGAAGTTACAGCGTGAAAGAAATATTACATTCTTATTCATTGCGCATGATTTATCGATGGTTAAATACATTTCTGATCGCATTGCAGTGATGCATCTTGGAAGGATTGTTGAGCTAGGATCTGCAAATGAAATATATCATCATCCACTGCACCCTTATACGAAGTCTTTATTATCTGCTGTACCACAACCAGATCCAGATAGTGAGCGTACGAGAAAACGTATCATGTTCCAAACAGAGGATGCGCTCGATGATCAACGTCGTCTAGTCGAAGTCACACCTGATCATTTTGTGTTTGCGACAGACGAAGAGCTTAAACAATATCAACAAAATGAATACGATACGGTGAATGGATAA
- a CDS encoding peptide ABC transporter substrate-binding protein encodes MRHTFKLFVTAVLAVLVLAACGNSGGIYDDEGQVFRKVIPQDMASLDSAKVTDTVSFDKFNQVYEGLYTLGKNDVAQPGVAKGEPNISEDGKTWTIELRKNAKWSNGDPVTAHDFVFAWQRVLNPDTASEYAYIMYDLKNAEAINTGKKKPSELGVKALDDYTLQFELNKPIPYFKEMLAFGTFLPQNEKVVKKYGERYGTTADKSVYNGPFKVKKWAVEDKILLVKNDQYWDKDVVKLDKINYKVLKDAQAGASLYDTGSVDDTTITSEQVDKYKGTPALKKRLLAATFYLKLNQDKVPAFKNKDLRLAFAQAINKNAYVDSVLNNGSQPSDGFTSKDTAKDPSGKDYADQIKSPLKYQPEEAKAHFKKAQQALGQEEFTFTMNTDDTPSNKISAEFIKAQIEKNLPGVTVKIQQLPFKQRIAREHGGDYDISISGWGPDYPDAMTFLDIMTTGNASNNTGWSNKIYDQKIKEANGPLLKDVDQRNRILVEAEELLLNEAPIAPIYQKGESHLTNPQVKNLQYHNIGGDTSLKYAYIDKSIDRETGKKKEK; translated from the coding sequence ATGCGTCATACGTTTAAATTATTTGTAACAGCAGTATTAGCCGTGCTTGTATTGGCGGCATGTGGAAATAGCGGAGGCATTTATGATGATGAAGGTCAAGTGTTCCGAAAAGTAATTCCACAAGACATGGCTTCGCTCGATTCTGCAAAAGTCACAGACACAGTAAGCTTTGATAAGTTTAATCAAGTTTATGAAGGGTTGTATACGTTAGGTAAAAATGATGTTGCACAACCTGGTGTCGCAAAAGGGGAGCCCAACATTTCAGAAGACGGTAAAACATGGACAATAGAATTGAGAAAAAATGCGAAATGGTCGAATGGGGATCCAGTGACAGCGCACGACTTTGTTTTCGCATGGCAACGTGTATTAAACCCTGATACGGCTTCTGAATATGCCTACATCATGTATGATTTAAAAAATGCTGAAGCGATTAATACAGGTAAAAAGAAACCATCAGAACTCGGTGTAAAAGCTTTAGATGATTATACATTACAATTTGAATTAAATAAGCCAATTCCATATTTTAAAGAAATGTTAGCATTTGGAACGTTTTTACCACAAAATGAAAAAGTGGTGAAAAAATATGGTGAGCGTTACGGTACAACAGCAGATAAATCTGTCTACAATGGTCCGTTTAAAGTGAAAAAATGGGCAGTTGAAGATAAAATACTCCTCGTTAAAAATGACCAATATTGGGATAAAGATGTAGTCAAATTGGATAAAATCAACTACAAAGTATTGAAAGATGCCCAAGCAGGTGCGTCTTTATACGATACTGGCTCAGTCGATGATACAACGATTACTTCTGAACAAGTGGACAAATATAAAGGTACACCTGCATTAAAAAAACGTTTACTTGCGGCAACGTTTTACTTGAAATTAAATCAAGATAAAGTCCCTGCATTCAAAAATAAAGATTTACGCCTAGCATTTGCACAAGCCATAAATAAAAATGCTTATGTGGATTCGGTATTAAACAATGGTTCTCAACCTAGTGATGGTTTCACATCAAAAGATACAGCGAAAGATCCAAGCGGTAAAGACTATGCGGATCAGATTAAATCGCCGCTGAAGTATCAGCCTGAAGAAGCAAAAGCACACTTCAAAAAAGCGCAACAAGCGTTAGGTCAAGAAGAATTTACCTTTACAATGAATACAGATGATACACCATCAAATAAAATTTCAGCTGAATTTATTAAAGCACAAATTGAAAAGAATTTGCCGGGTGTAACAGTGAAAATTCAACAATTGCCATTTAAACAACGTATTGCACGTGAACATGGTGGAGATTATGATATTTCAATTTCAGGATGGGGACCAGATTATCCAGATGCGATGACGTTCCTTGATATTATGACAACAGGAAATGCGTCGAACAACACGGGTTGGAGTAACAAAATTTATGACCAAAAAATTAAAGAGGCGAATGGCCCGTTATTGAAAGATGTTGATCAACGCAACCGCATATTGGTAGAAGCGGAAGAACTATTGTTAAATGAAGCACCGATTGCACCGATTTATCAGAAAGGGGAGTCTCATTTAACGAACCCACAAGTGAAAAATTTACAATATCATAACATCGGTGGTGACACATC
- a CDS encoding ABC transporter ATP-binding protein produces MSERILEINDLHVSFDIEAGEVQAVRGVDLYLNKGETLAIVGESGSGKSVTTKAITKLFQGPTGRIKKGSIIFNGEDLTQKSEKELMKLRGKEISMIFQDPMTSLNPTMKIGKQVMEPIIRHIGLSKSEAKKRAIELLKLVGLKNVEARFNAYPHQFSGGQRQRIVIALALACEPKILIADEPTTALDVTMQAQILELMKELQQKIDTSIIFITHDLGVVANVADRVAVMYGGQMIETGDVNEIFYDPKHPYTWGLLSSMPDLDMGDDATLLAIPGSPPDLIHPPKGDAFAARSEYALAIDFKEAPPWFKVSPTHFVRSWLLDERAPQVEPPEIVKRKQRPMPNNLAKPERVERVSFNG; encoded by the coding sequence ATGTCTGAACGTATATTAGAAATTAATGACTTGCATGTTTCTTTCGATATTGAAGCTGGGGAAGTGCAAGCGGTAAGAGGCGTTGATTTATATTTAAACAAAGGAGAAACGTTAGCGATTGTTGGTGAATCAGGTTCAGGGAAATCTGTAACGACAAAAGCAATTACTAAGTTATTCCAAGGGCCAACAGGGCGAATTAAAAAAGGGAGTATTATATTTAACGGTGAAGACTTAACGCAAAAGTCGGAAAAAGAATTAATGAAATTACGTGGAAAAGAAATTTCAATGATTTTCCAAGATCCGATGACGTCATTAAATCCGACAATGAAGATTGGAAAACAAGTCATGGAGCCTATTATTCGTCATATCGGTTTGAGTAAATCAGAAGCCAAAAAAAGAGCCATTGAATTATTAAAGTTAGTCGGTTTAAAAAATGTTGAAGCACGCTTCAATGCGTATCCTCATCAATTTTCTGGAGGACAACGCCAACGTATCGTCATCGCTTTAGCCCTTGCATGTGAACCTAAAATACTCATTGCTGATGAACCTACGACAGCACTTGACGTAACAATGCAAGCGCAAATATTAGAGTTGATGAAAGAGCTTCAACAAAAAATTGATACATCAATCATTTTCATTACACACGATTTAGGTGTTGTAGCGAACGTCGCTGATCGAGTGGCCGTCATGTATGGGGGTCAAATGATTGAAACAGGCGATGTCAACGAAATTTTCTATGACCCTAAGCATCCATATACATGGGGATTGCTTTCATCAATGCCTGACTTAGATATGGGGGATGATGCAACCTTATTAGCAATACCAGGTTCACCACCAGATTTGATTCATCCACCTAAGGGTGATGCATTCGCCGCACGTAGTGAATATGCGCTCGCGATTGATTTTAAAGAGGCACCTCCGTGGTTTAAAGTTTCACCTACGCATTTTGTGCGCTCTTGGCTATTAGATGAACGTGCACCGCAAGTTGAACCACCAGAAATTGTGAAGCGGAAACAACGTCCAATGCCTAATAATTTAGCAAAACCAGAACGTGTAGAAAGGGTGTCGTTTAATGGCTGA